A single region of the Streptomyces sp. NBC_01803 genome encodes:
- a CDS encoding GNAT family N-acetyltransferase, giving the protein MTPMTEVRIAHTADLDAPALDAARALLDEAFEGDLSDHDWEHALGGMHALLWEGAELIGHASVVQRRLLHAGRALRAGYVEGVAVREDRRRRGHGASLMSALEKVIRGAYDLGALSSSDEALPFYAVRGWRLWEGPTFALTPLGIARTEEDDRGVYVLPVAARLKVAGELVCDWRDGDVW; this is encoded by the coding sequence ATGACACCTATGACCGAGGTGCGCATCGCCCACACCGCAGACCTGGACGCGCCGGCGCTCGACGCCGCCCGCGCCCTGCTCGACGAGGCTTTCGAAGGAGATCTTTCCGATCACGATTGGGAACACGCGCTCGGCGGCATGCACGCGCTGCTGTGGGAGGGCGCGGAGCTGATAGGTCACGCGTCGGTGGTGCAACGCCGCCTGCTGCACGCGGGCCGCGCGCTGCGGGCCGGATACGTGGAAGGGGTGGCCGTGCGGGAGGACCGCCGCCGGCGGGGGCACGGCGCCTCGCTGATGTCGGCGCTGGAAAAGGTGATACGCGGCGCCTACGACCTGGGCGCGCTGTCGTCGTCCGACGAGGCGCTGCCGTTCTACGCGGTCCGGGGCTGGCGCCTGTGGGAGGGCCCGACCTTCGCGCTGACGCCGCTGGGCATCGCGCGGACGGAGGAGGACGACCGCGGGGTGTACGTCCTGCCGGTGGCGGCGCGGCTGAAGGTGGCGGGGGAACTGGTGTGCGACTGGCGGGACGGCGACGTCTGGTGA
- a CDS encoding NAD(P)/FAD-dependent oxidoreductase has translation MSSKKRVVIVGGGMAGARLAQQLGTAGDTVITVLAEEPHAPYNRVLLADVLAGRYPAEVIALPRPTDAVTWRGGVRVARVDRVARQVECEDGSATPYDVLVLATGSSPVLPPLRGLVAGLPDGVHAFRTLDDCLALREAVGEGSSAVVIGGGLLGVSAARALAARGAGVVVAQQGEHLMDRHLDVGAGRLLRAHLGASGVEVHTECRVRGLRTEAGRVRGVELADGYELAADLVVLACGVRPRTGLAREAGLALGARGGIAVDDRLRTSDPDVYAIGDCAEHDGVLYGLAGAAQEQADVLAGVLNGGENAAGYAGTRSLVRLTLPDGPLDLAAFGETTPSPGDDVVHLADATRGAYRKIVVRGDRLLGGILVGDLGSVGTLARTWEGDEPLPATPLLHLLTHDGGY, from the coding sequence ATGAGTTCGAAAAAGCGTGTGGTGATCGTGGGCGGCGGCATGGCCGGCGCCCGGCTCGCGCAGCAGCTCGGCACGGCTGGGGACACCGTGATCACCGTGCTGGCGGAGGAGCCGCACGCACCCTACAACCGGGTGCTGCTGGCCGATGTGCTGGCGGGCCGGTATCCAGCCGAGGTCATCGCGCTGCCGCGCCCGACCGACGCCGTCACCTGGCGCGGCGGGGTGCGGGTGGCGCGGGTCGACCGCGTCGCGCGGCAGGTCGAGTGCGAGGACGGCTCCGCCACGCCGTACGACGTGCTGGTGCTCGCCACTGGATCGAGCCCGGTACTGCCCCCGCTGCGCGGCCTGGTCGCGGGCCTGCCCGACGGCGTGCACGCCTTCCGTACCCTGGACGACTGCCTGGCGCTGCGCGAGGCGGTCGGCGAGGGATCGAGCGCCGTGGTGATCGGGGGCGGGCTGCTGGGCGTCTCGGCGGCCCGCGCGCTGGCCGCGCGCGGCGCCGGAGTCGTTGTCGCGCAGCAGGGCGAGCACCTGATGGATCGTCATCTCGACGTCGGCGCGGGCCGGTTGCTGCGGGCGCATCTGGGCGCGTCGGGCGTGGAGGTACACACCGAGTGCCGGGTGCGCGGTCTGCGGACCGAGGCCGGCCGGGTGCGGGGCGTCGAACTCGCGGACGGCTACGAGCTGGCCGCCGACCTCGTCGTGCTGGCCTGCGGCGTCCGGCCGCGCACCGGCCTGGCCCGGGAGGCCGGGCTGGCGCTCGGCGCCCGGGGCGGAATCGCCGTCGACGACCGGCTGCGGACCTCCGACCCCGACGTGTACGCGATCGGGGACTGTGCCGAGCACGACGGCGTGCTGTACGGGCTCGCCGGCGCCGCGCAGGAACAGGCCGACGTGCTGGCCGGGGTGCTGAACGGCGGTGAGAACGCGGCCGGTTACGCCGGGACGCGCTCGCTCGTCAGGCTGACGCTGCCCGACGGGCCGCTGGACCTGGCCGCGTTCGGCGAGACGACGCCGTCGCCCGGCGACGATGTCGTGCACCTCGCGGACGCCACGCGCGGTGCCTACCGCAAGATCGTCGTCCGCGGCGACCGGTTGCTGGGCGGCATCCTCGTCGGCGACCTGGGCAGCGTCGGGACGCTCGCCCGCACCTGGGAAGGCGATGAGCCGCTTCCCGCCACTCCCCTGCTCCACCTGCTCACCCACGACGGAGGGTACTGA
- a CDS encoding NmrA family NAD(P)-binding protein, with amino-acid sequence MTTNFSDSAGPADIADITNIANIANIANIADTVLITGGTGKTGRRVAARLPGARIGSRAGTPPFDWVDRSTWAPALANREAAYLSYYPDITAPDAADAIGAFAKLAVSRGVRRLVLLSGRGMASAVDAERAVAESGAEWTVLRASWFSQNFSEEFLLDAVLAGDLALPAVPGVREPFIDTEDIADVAVAALTDPRHAGRVYELTTARALTFEEAAAEMSEAAGREIRFRAVSPGAYAASLTQGGLPPEVAEMLTALFTAVLDGRNAHPTTDVETVLGRPPLDFSAYARRTAATGVWHA; translated from the coding sequence ATGACAACGAACTTCAGCGACTCCGCGGGCCCTGCGGATATCGCGGACATCACGAACATCGCGAACATCGCGAACATCGCGAACATCGCGGACACCGTCCTGATCACCGGCGGCACCGGCAAGACCGGGCGCCGGGTGGCCGCCCGTCTCCCCGGCGCCCGGATCGGCTCCCGCGCCGGCACCCCGCCGTTCGACTGGGTCGACCGCTCGACGTGGGCCCCGGCGCTGGCGAACCGCGAGGCGGCGTATCTCAGTTACTACCCGGACATCACGGCTCCCGACGCGGCGGACGCGATCGGCGCGTTCGCGAAGCTGGCGGTCTCGCGGGGCGTGCGGCGGCTGGTGCTGCTGTCCGGCCGGGGTATGGCCAGCGCGGTGGACGCCGAGCGGGCGGTGGCCGAGTCGGGCGCCGAGTGGACGGTGCTGCGGGCGAGTTGGTTCAGCCAGAACTTCAGCGAGGAGTTCCTGCTCGACGCGGTCCTGGCCGGTGACCTGGCCCTGCCCGCGGTCCCCGGCGTGCGGGAGCCGTTCATCGACACGGAGGACATCGCGGACGTGGCGGTCGCGGCCCTGACGGACCCGCGGCACGCGGGGCGCGTCTACGAGCTGACGACGGCCCGCGCGCTGACGTTCGAGGAGGCGGCGGCCGAGATGAGCGAAGCGGCCGGCCGCGAGATCCGCTTCCGCGCAGTGTCCCCGGGCGCGTACGCGGCGTCCCTGACCCAGGGAGGCCTCCCGCCCGAGGTCGCCGAGATGCTCACCGCCCTGTTCACGGCCGTGCTCGATGGCCGGAACGCCCACCCGACGACCGATGTGGAGACGGTCCTGGGCCGCCCGCCCCTGGACTTCAGCGCCTACGCCCGGCGGACGGCGGCGACCGGGGTATGGCACGCCTGA
- a CDS encoding sulfotransferase family protein has translation MRHLTFIVGTGRSGSTLLSRILNLHPGILSLNELFASLQEPDRALPAEPVTGDAFWRILSDVNPVFDALIRAGVPLPEFLRPRPAAPALCLMALPHLTNEPDSVLDDLAREITRWPRRPAPAHYRAFFDLLSARFGRGDAVVERSGYSLHWIPRLRAAFPTARFVHLYRNGPDCALSMSRHVGYRVISLLRDPPADLTVPFDPAAAVARDLPVTRFGALWSELITEGVAHLDAVPPGLRTTMAYEDLLAAPDRELSRLAAFAGATSHASWLTAAGSLLDPTRQGASRHLAPDALAHLRASCAPGTRALARAR, from the coding sequence GTGCGGCACCTGACCTTCATCGTCGGCACCGGGCGCAGCGGATCGACGCTGCTGTCCCGCATCCTCAACCTTCACCCCGGCATCCTCAGTCTGAACGAGCTGTTCGCCTCGCTCCAGGAGCCGGACCGGGCCCTGCCCGCCGAGCCGGTCACCGGCGACGCCTTCTGGCGGATCCTCTCCGACGTCAACCCGGTCTTCGACGCCCTGATCCGCGCCGGAGTACCGCTCCCGGAGTTCCTCCGCCCGCGCCCGGCCGCGCCGGCCCTGTGCCTGATGGCCCTGCCGCACCTGACCAACGAGCCCGACAGCGTACTGGACGACCTGGCCCGGGAGATCACCCGCTGGCCGCGCCGCCCGGCGCCCGCACACTACCGCGCCTTCTTCGACCTGCTGTCCGCGCGGTTCGGCCGCGGCGACGCGGTCGTGGAACGGTCGGGCTACTCGCTGCACTGGATCCCGCGGCTGCGCGCCGCCTTCCCGACGGCCCGCTTCGTCCACCTCTACCGGAACGGTCCCGACTGCGCGCTGTCGATGAGCCGCCACGTCGGGTACCGCGTGATCTCCCTGCTGCGCGACCCGCCCGCCGATCTCACCGTCCCGTTCGACCCGGCCGCGGCCGTCGCCCGTGACCTCCCGGTGACGCGCTTCGGCGCGCTGTGGTCCGAGCTGATCACCGAGGGCGTCGCCCATCTCGACGCCGTCCCGCCCGGGCTGCGGACGACCATGGCGTACGAGGACCTGCTCGCCGCGCCCGACCGCGAGCTGAGCCGGCTGGCCGCCTTCGCGGGCGCGACCTCCCACGCGAGCTGGCTGACGGCGGCCGGCTCCCTCCTGGACCCCACCCGGCAGGGCGCTTCCCGGCACCTGGCGCCGGACGCACTGGCACACCTACGGGCGAGCTGCGCCCCGGGCACCCGTGCCCTCGCTCGCGCCCGTTGA
- a CDS encoding AraC family transcriptional regulator → MDALTSLLDGPRARGAFLMRVVLTPPWAVEVRDEAPLTLVCAARGGAVIARGGGETWLAAGDVAVIRGPEPYVVGDDPATEPQAQIRPGGCSVGRDGTDLCEAFDLGVRTWGTAPDGPTELLIGTYQLHREVSGRLLRALPPVLLLRAGEWHSPLLTLLGAEMIRDEPGQEVVLDRVLDLLLISVLRAWFARPEAAAPAWYRAHGDPVVGRALRLIHDHPAHSWTVSSLAAKAGVSRAALARRFTGLVGEPPMTYLTGLRLEMAAELLREPHATVEAVARRVGYGSPFALSTAFKRERGVSPSEYRDRAGAEASQSSVGPGSGR, encoded by the coding sequence GTGGACGCACTGACCAGCCTGCTGGACGGCCCCCGCGCCCGGGGGGCCTTCCTGATGCGCGTCGTCCTCACCCCGCCGTGGGCCGTCGAGGTGCGGGACGAGGCGCCGTTGACGCTGGTGTGCGCCGCCCGGGGCGGCGCGGTGATCGCCCGCGGCGGCGGCGAGACATGGCTGGCGGCGGGCGATGTCGCGGTCATCCGCGGGCCGGAGCCCTACGTCGTCGGCGACGACCCCGCCACCGAGCCGCAGGCGCAGATCCGGCCGGGCGGGTGCAGCGTCGGGCGCGACGGCACCGACCTGTGCGAGGCGTTCGATCTCGGGGTGCGGACCTGGGGCACGGCCCCGGACGGGCCGACCGAGCTGCTCATCGGCACCTACCAGCTCCACCGGGAGGTCAGCGGGCGGCTGCTGCGCGCGCTGCCGCCCGTGCTCCTGCTGCGCGCGGGCGAGTGGCACAGTCCGCTGCTGACGCTGCTCGGCGCCGAGATGATCCGGGACGAGCCGGGGCAGGAGGTCGTTCTCGACCGGGTGCTGGACCTGCTGCTGATCTCCGTGCTGCGCGCCTGGTTCGCCCGGCCGGAGGCCGCCGCCCCGGCCTGGTACCGGGCGCACGGCGACCCGGTGGTGGGCCGGGCGCTGCGGCTGATCCACGACCACCCGGCGCACTCGTGGACCGTTTCCTCGCTGGCCGCCAAGGCGGGCGTGTCCCGGGCCGCGTTGGCCCGGCGCTTCACCGGGCTGGTCGGGGAGCCGCCGATGACGTATCTGACCGGGCTGCGGCTGGAGATGGCCGCCGAGCTGCTGCGCGAGCCGCACGCCACGGTCGAGGCGGTGGCCCGCCGGGTCGGGTACGGCAGTCCGTTCGCGCTGAGCACCGCGTTCAAGCGGGAGCGTGGCGTCAGCCCCAGCGAGTACCGCGACCGGGCGGGCGCGGAGGCGTC
- a CDS encoding GNAT family N-acetyltransferase, with amino-acid sequence MPDHSDAPEIRPATAAHLGAVAEIFAHYVTQTVITFTETPPTPDDWGRKLAELAERSLPFLVAEVNGQVAGFAYAGPWRAQPAYRHTAEDSIYLSPDHTGRGLGRALLEALLARCAEAGVRQLIAVIADADNDASPALHRKFGFRDAGRLTAVGHKHGRWLDTLLLQRDLPSSGPNRPLRPIR; translated from the coding sequence ATGCCCGACCACAGCGACGCCCCGGAGATCCGCCCGGCGACCGCCGCCCACCTCGGCGCCGTCGCGGAGATCTTCGCCCACTATGTGACCCAGACCGTGATCACCTTCACGGAGACCCCGCCCACCCCCGACGACTGGGGCCGCAAGCTGGCCGAACTGGCCGAGCGGAGCCTGCCGTTCCTCGTCGCCGAGGTGAACGGACAGGTGGCGGGCTTCGCCTACGCCGGTCCCTGGCGGGCGCAGCCCGCCTACCGGCACACCGCCGAGGACAGCATCTATCTCTCCCCCGACCACACCGGCCGGGGCCTCGGTCGCGCGCTGCTCGAAGCGCTCCTCGCGCGCTGCGCCGAGGCCGGGGTCCGCCAGCTCATCGCGGTGATCGCCGACGCGGACAACGACGCCTCGCCCGCGCTGCACCGGAAGTTCGGCTTCCGGGACGCGGGCCGACTGACGGCCGTCGGCCACAAGCACGGGCGCTGGCTGGACACACTGCTCCTGCAACGGGACCTGCCAAGCTCCGGACCCAACCGACCACTCCGACCGATCCGATGA